A single region of the Halorussus sp. MSC15.2 genome encodes:
- a CDS encoding ThuA domain-containing protein: MTTVTVWNEYRHEREDDAAREVYPDGIHATIAESLDERGFDVRTATLDDPEHGLTPDVLDDTDVLTWWGHEAHEEVSDEVVKRVHERVLSGMGLLVLHSGHFSKIFKRLMGTSCGLKWRESGETERIWTVEPGHPIAEGIGECIEVPETEMYGERFDVPAPDTLVFTSWFEGGEVFRSGCCYRRGSGRIFYFRPGHETYPIYHHPEIQTVVANAVSWATPVET, from the coding sequence GTGACCACCGTCACAGTCTGGAACGAGTACCGTCACGAGCGAGAGGACGACGCGGCCCGCGAGGTCTACCCCGACGGTATCCACGCGACCATCGCCGAGTCCCTCGACGAACGGGGGTTCGACGTTCGGACGGCGACGCTGGACGACCCCGAACACGGCCTCACGCCGGACGTGCTGGACGATACTGACGTGCTGACGTGGTGGGGTCACGAGGCCCACGAGGAGGTCAGCGACGAGGTGGTCAAGCGCGTCCACGAGCGAGTGCTGTCGGGGATGGGCCTGCTCGTCCTCCACTCGGGCCACTTCTCGAAGATTTTCAAGCGATTGATGGGGACGAGTTGCGGCCTCAAGTGGCGCGAGTCGGGCGAGACGGAGCGGATATGGACGGTCGAACCCGGCCACCCCATCGCCGAGGGTATCGGCGAGTGCATCGAGGTGCCAGAGACCGAGATGTACGGCGAGCGGTTCGACGTCCCGGCACCCGATACCTTGGTGTTCACGAGTTGGTTCGAGGGCGGCGAAGTGTTCAGAAGCGGGTGCTGTTACCGCCGCGGGTCGGGCCGAATCTTCTACTTCAGGCCGGGCCACGAGACGTACCCCATCTACCACCACCCCGAAATTCAGACGGTCGTGGCCAACGCCGTCTCGTGGGCGACACCTGTCGAAACGTAA